The Micromonospora sp. Llam0 genome includes a window with the following:
- a CDS encoding IS3 family transposase — MYEFIETMRLDTAKYAYPVDFMCEQLGVSRSGYYEWRTRPDSATATRRAHLRSAIEEVFAASDGTYGHRRVHAQLRRQGVSAGPELVRQLMRELGLVPCQPRPRRWGLTQSSSGTVPDLVGREFTADAPGEKLVGDITYIPTGEGWLYLATVIDCCTKEVIGYAMDDHYQTPLISRAIRNAARNRELRKNAIFHSDRGSNYMSDDYGRTLRDLRLRRSAGRTGICFDNAMAESFFGALKNERVSRVKYPTREAARRDVTAYIEFWHNRQRLHSAVGYRPPREVHAEFENLQIAA; from the coding sequence TTGTACGAGTTCATCGAGACGATGCGACTCGACACCGCGAAGTACGCCTACCCCGTCGACTTCATGTGCGAACAACTCGGCGTGTCCAGGTCCGGATACTACGAATGGCGAACCCGCCCCGACTCCGCGACCGCCACCCGCCGCGCCCACCTTCGATCGGCCATCGAGGAGGTGTTCGCCGCGTCTGACGGCACCTACGGGCATCGACGTGTCCACGCGCAACTGCGGCGCCAGGGCGTGTCCGCCGGGCCGGAACTCGTCCGCCAGCTGATGCGCGAGCTCGGGCTCGTGCCGTGCCAGCCCCGCCCGAGGCGGTGGGGACTCACCCAGTCGTCGTCCGGCACGGTGCCTGACCTCGTCGGCCGGGAGTTCACCGCCGACGCGCCTGGGGAGAAGCTCGTCGGCGACATCACGTACATCCCGACCGGCGAGGGGTGGCTGTATCTGGCGACCGTCATCGACTGCTGCACGAAGGAAGTCATCGGGTACGCGATGGACGACCACTACCAGACGCCGTTGATCTCCCGCGCCATCCGTAACGCCGCCCGGAATCGCGAACTCAGAAAGAACGCCATCTTTCATTCGGACCGGGGCAGCAACTACATGTCGGACGACTACGGCAGAACGCTTCGGGATCTGAGGTTGCGGCGATCCGCTGGCCGGACCGGAATTTGTTTCGACAATGCGATGGCGGAATCGTTCTTCGGTGCACTGAAGAACGAACGCGTGTCGCGTGTGAAGTATCCCACGCGTGAGGCGGCACGTCGGGACGTTACTGCCTACATCGAATTCTGGCACAATCGTCAGCGTCTGCATTCAGCGGTGGGCTACCGACCTCCCCGGGAAGTCCACGCAGAGTTCGAGAACCTTCAAATCGCGGCGTGA
- a CDS encoding reverse transcriptase domain-containing protein, with the protein MLEPIYEADFKPCSYGFRPNRRAQDAIAEIHHLGTSGYHWVFESDIQRCFDEIDHTALMTRLRDRIKDKRVCVWVKAFLKAGVLTENGDREETLTGTPQGGILTPPTQWVTSGLVTLCCGLVVVCLAGGAWCGGGDAVSDGDLLGSDEDVLDEQSQDVLAFFDFGSVGPVAELGEEAFEVVGEFEVGVAVGGLGVEGVDLDA; encoded by the coding sequence GTGCTCGAACCCATCTACGAGGCGGACTTCAAACCGTGCTCGTACGGGTTCCGTCCCAACCGGCGCGCACAGGACGCGATCGCCGAGATCCACCACCTCGGAACCAGTGGATACCACTGGGTCTTCGAGTCGGACATCCAGCGTTGTTTCGACGAGATCGACCATACGGCGCTGATGACCCGGCTCCGGGACCGGATCAAGGACAAGCGGGTGTGCGTGTGGGTGAAGGCGTTCCTGAAAGCCGGAGTCCTGACGGAGAACGGCGACCGAGAAGAGACGCTCACGGGAACGCCGCAGGGCGGGATCCTCACGCCCCCAACGCAATGGGTAACTTCGGGTTTGGTCACCCTGTGTTGCGGGTTGGTCGTGGTCTGCTTGGCTGGTGGAGCCTGGTGTGGGGGTGGGGATGCGGTGTCGGATGGTGATCTTCTCGGGTCCGACGAGGACGTCCTTGACGAGCAGTCTCAGGACGTGTTGGCGTTCTTCGACTTCGGCAGTGTTGGCCCGGTTGCGGAGCTGGGTGAGGAAGCCTTCGAGGTTGTCGGCGAGTTTGAGGTAGGCGTCGCGGTCGGCGGCCTGGGCGTTGAGGGCGTCGATCTGGACGCGTAG
- a CDS encoding transposase, whose translation MAVGGKGLVGHAGAVLLRQCADRTGLTSALNKVLPRGSGPGWWDRGTVLVCLATAIVLGATSMSDIGLLAHQALVFADPPSESTVRRALAGLDETALRRIATARAKVRARVWDLLARRPQGFPWLTVAGKPLTGWVVIDMDATLITAHSDKQGAAATFKKGYGHHPLGAWCANTAESLAMLLRPGNAGSNTVSDHTAPRGALSYPQHSWEEFEGKFLGPMAHLDLKSEGNRSMPGNHRSCSDA comes from the coding sequence GTGGCCGTGGGCGGCAAGGGTCTGGTCGGGCACGCGGGCGCGGTGTTGCTGCGGCAGTGCGCGGACCGGACCGGTCTGACCTCGGCGTTGAACAAGGTCCTGCCGCGCGGGAGCGGGCCGGGGTGGTGGGACCGGGGCACGGTGCTGGTCTGTCTGGCGACCGCGATCGTGCTCGGCGCGACGAGCATGTCCGATATCGGGCTGTTGGCGCATCAGGCCCTGGTGTTCGCGGATCCGCCGTCGGAATCGACCGTCCGCCGCGCTCTGGCCGGGCTGGACGAGACAGCGTTACGCCGGATCGCCACCGCGCGGGCGAAGGTCCGCGCCCGGGTATGGGACCTCCTCGCCCGCCGGCCGCAGGGATTTCCGTGGCTGACCGTGGCCGGGAAACCGTTGACCGGGTGGGTGGTCATCGACATGGACGCCACGTTGATCACCGCGCACAGTGACAAGCAGGGCGCGGCCGCCACCTTCAAGAAGGGCTACGGACACCACCCCCTCGGGGCGTGGTGCGCCAACACCGCGGAAAGTCTGGCCATGCTGCTGCGCCCCGGCAACGCCGGATCGAACACGGTCAGCGACCACACTGCGCCACGAGGCGCTCTGTCATATCCCCAGCACAGTTGGGAAGAATTCGAAGGGAAATTCTTGGGTCCAATGGCTCACCTGGATCTGAAAAGTGAAGGGAACCGTAGCATGCCAGGAAATCACCGCTCGTGTTCAGACGCATGA
- a CDS encoding trans-aconitate 2-methyltransferase, whose protein sequence is MLDHYQDSGEFLDLLSVDAWRALRAPVRQALTGARADAPAVDLGAGSGRGVQILAESVPGCDIIAVEPSPVQRAALHARIVDDPDLASRTSVVAATAEQVDLPETIGAALAINMIGHLSVADRRMLWQRLAIRLRAGTPLVVNLQPPSEAVAVGEAEFTTVRVGRLRYRGSGSAQPAGPGQVTWRMRYQVLDDEDQPVREVSAEYPWQVMSQAELLDELSAAGFTTEVGQLGIVRAVRA, encoded by the coding sequence TTGCTCGATCATTATCAGGACTCCGGCGAGTTTCTCGACCTGCTGAGCGTCGATGCCTGGCGGGCGCTGCGGGCACCGGTCCGGCAGGCGCTCACCGGTGCCCGTGCCGACGCGCCCGCTGTGGACCTGGGCGCGGGTAGCGGGCGTGGCGTTCAGATCCTGGCCGAGTCCGTACCGGGATGCGACATCATCGCGGTCGAACCGTCGCCGGTGCAGCGAGCGGCCCTGCACGCGCGGATCGTCGACGATCCTGATCTCGCTTCCCGCACGAGCGTGGTCGCCGCGACCGCCGAGCAGGTCGATCTGCCGGAGACGATCGGTGCGGCGCTGGCGATCAACATGATCGGCCATCTGTCGGTGGCGGACCGCCGGATGCTCTGGCAGCGGCTGGCCATCCGGCTGCGGGCCGGTACCCCACTGGTGGTGAACCTGCAGCCGCCGTCGGAAGCGGTCGCGGTCGGCGAAGCCGAGTTCACTACGGTACGAGTCGGTCGGTTGCGCTACCGCGGGAGCGGATCCGCGCAACCGGCCGGGCCCGGTCAGGTCACGTGGCGGATGCGCTACCAGGTGCTCGACGACGAGGACCAGCCGGTGCGTGAGGTCTCGGCCGAGTACCCCTGGCAGGTGATGTCGCAGGCTGAGCTGCTCGACGAACTGTCAGCTGCGGGGTTCACCACCGAGGTCGGCCAACTCGGCATCGTGCGCGCGGTCCGGGCCTGA
- a CDS encoding transposase yields the protein MARISSYTPEFREEAVQLVLQSNKPVSQVAREIDVHPETLRSWVRQYRRENSGAQNSPQIGIDERARLKELERRNRELEMENSFLKKAAAYFAKDPR from the coding sequence ATGGCACGCATAAGCTCATACACCCCAGAGTTCCGTGAAGAAGCAGTGCAACTCGTTCTACAGTCGAACAAGCCAGTGTCGCAGGTTGCCCGGGAGATCGACGTTCACCCGGAGACGCTGCGTTCCTGGGTCCGCCAGTACCGGCGGGAAAACAGCGGCGCCCAGAACAGCCCACAGATCGGCATCGACGAGCGCGCTCGACTGAAGGAACTCGAACGCCGCAACCGGGAACTCGAAATGGAGAACAGCTTCCTGAAAAAAGCCGCGGCGTACTTCGCGAAGGACCCTCGGTAA
- a CDS encoding transposase — protein sequence MPVLAAWNAKEDLLDLLALARTHPDRENVARLLHRFYQRCADSGLPELARLATTIEIWWPQILAFLHTGITNAGSEGTNRVIKTVARDAYGFRNPINQRLRTRCATTRKSRGHLNPA from the coding sequence GTGCCGGTCCTCGCCGCGTGGAACGCCAAGGAAGACCTCCTCGACCTGCTGGCCCTGGCCCGCACCCACCCGGACCGGGAAAACGTCGCTCGACTGCTGCACCGCTTCTACCAACGCTGCGCCGACAGCGGTCTACCCGAACTCGCCCGCCTCGCGACCACGATCGAGATCTGGTGGCCCCAGATCCTCGCGTTCCTGCACACCGGCATCACCAACGCCGGCTCCGAAGGCACCAACCGAGTCATCAAAACCGTCGCCCGCGACGCCTACGGCTTCCGCAACCCGATCAACCAACGCCTACGAACCCGCTGCGCGACCACCCGGAAAAGCCGCGGACACCTCAACCCCGCTTAA
- a CDS encoding reverse transcriptase/maturase family protein produces the protein MQNAEMVLNVLRERGRRGLPCNELYRQLFNPSLYLLAYGRIYSNDGAMTPGACGETADAMSLAKIDRIIDAMRHERYRFQPARRVYIPKKNGKRRPLGLPSWSDKLVGEVVRLLLEAYYEPRFSDRSHGFRPNRGCHTALNEVATTWTGTTWFIEGDIADCFGSLDHEVMLSILAENIHDNRLLRLIKQMLQAGYLEDWEYHATLSGAPQGGVASPILSNIYLDRLDRFVETVLIPQYTRRAGRTPNPAYHRISAAIKRAYRRGDRIAARRLRVERRGMSGWDTHDPEYRRLRYSRYADDHLLGFIGPKAEAEQIKQRLAQFLHDDLKLDLSQDKTLITHARTQAAQYLGYEVTVQHSQCRPSVNGSIWLRVPRTVITAKIAPYLERGQPERRKELMSWDDHAIISTYDAEYRGVVQYYLLAGDVSKLKRLRWVAETSMLKTLAAKHRSTVMKMARKYKAKIVTPHGPRTCFQAIVARPGRKPLVARFGGIPLKRQKKAAINDRLPAPITTRRKELVIRLTAGQCEWCERRGPVETHQVRKLADLDKPGRPQPAWAQLMARKRRKTLVVCADCHKAIHAGQPTATLTEQPLESYVR, from the coding sequence ATGCAGAACGCCGAAATGGTGCTGAATGTCCTACGTGAACGCGGAAGGCGTGGCCTGCCGTGCAACGAACTGTACCGACAACTGTTCAACCCGAGCCTGTACCTACTGGCCTACGGCCGAATCTACTCCAACGACGGAGCGATGACGCCTGGGGCCTGCGGAGAAACCGCCGACGCGATGTCTTTGGCCAAGATCGACCGCATCATTGATGCGATGCGCCACGAACGCTACCGATTCCAGCCAGCACGACGCGTCTACATTCCCAAAAAGAATGGAAAACGGAGACCCCTGGGTCTACCGTCATGGTCGGATAAACTCGTCGGCGAAGTCGTCCGCCTTCTGTTGGAGGCGTATTACGAGCCGCGATTCTCCGATCGCTCACACGGTTTCCGTCCCAACCGTGGCTGCCACACCGCACTAAACGAAGTGGCAACCACCTGGACTGGGACGACCTGGTTCATCGAGGGAGATATCGCCGACTGTTTCGGAAGTCTTGACCATGAGGTCATGCTGTCGATCCTGGCGGAAAACATCCACGATAACCGGCTCCTCCGGCTCATCAAACAGATGCTACAAGCCGGGTACTTGGAGGACTGGGAGTATCACGCAACACTCAGCGGCGCCCCGCAGGGTGGTGTGGCATCACCGATCCTTTCCAACATCTATTTGGATCGGTTGGACAGATTCGTCGAGACAGTGCTCATCCCGCAGTACACCCGAAGGGCTGGCAGAACACCCAACCCTGCCTACCACAGGATATCGGCCGCTATCAAACGCGCTTACCGGCGCGGCGATCGGATAGCGGCACGCCGGCTGCGTGTGGAACGACGTGGCATGTCCGGATGGGACACTCATGATCCCGAATACCGGCGGCTACGATATTCCCGTTACGCAGACGACCACCTCCTCGGGTTCATCGGACCCAAGGCCGAAGCCGAGCAGATCAAACAACGCCTGGCCCAGTTCCTGCATGACGACCTCAAACTGGACCTGAGCCAGGACAAGACCTTGATCACGCATGCCCGCACCCAGGCTGCGCAATACCTCGGCTACGAGGTCACCGTCCAACACAGTCAGTGCCGCCCCAGCGTCAACGGCAGCATCTGGCTGCGGGTTCCCCGGACGGTGATCACCGCCAAGATCGCCCCCTACCTCGAACGCGGTCAACCCGAGCGCCGCAAGGAGTTGATGAGCTGGGACGACCACGCCATCATCAGCACCTACGACGCCGAGTACCGGGGCGTGGTTCAGTACTACCTGCTCGCCGGCGACGTGTCGAAGCTGAAACGGCTTCGGTGGGTCGCCGAAACGTCGATGCTCAAGACCCTGGCTGCGAAGCATCGCTCGACGGTGATGAAGATGGCCCGCAAGTACAAGGCCAAAATCGTCACACCGCACGGGCCGCGCACCTGCTTCCAGGCCATCGTGGCACGGCCGGGCAGGAAACCACTGGTCGCCAGGTTCGGTGGTATCCCCCTGAAACGGCAGAAGAAGGCGGCCATCAACGACCGCCTACCAGCCCCGATCACCACCCGTCGTAAAGAGCTGGTCATCCGGCTCACGGCGGGACAGTGCGAGTGGTGCGAGCGACGCGGCCCGGTGGAAACCCACCAGGTCCGCAAGCTCGCCGACCTCG